The Toxoplasma gondii ME49 chromosome XII, whole genome shotgun sequence genome includes a region encoding these proteins:
- the POLR2L gene encoding DNA-directed RNA polymerase II RPB10 (encoded by transcript TGME49_217560~Gene product name based on ToxoDB Community Expert Annotation.) gives MIIPIRCFTCGKVIAHLWEKWIDMIDEDRPEGEALDILGLDRYCCRRMLLTHADLIDKLLAYNIYEKRIVES, from the exons ATGATCATCCCAATTCGGTGCTTCACCTGCGGAAAGGTGATCGCGCACCTGTGGGAAAAGTGGATCGACATGATAGACGAAGACAGACCCGAGGG AGAGGCCCTGGACATTCTTGGCTTGGATCGCTATTGCTGCCGTCGTATGCTTCTAACGCACGCAGATCTTATTGACAAACTGCTTGCGTACAACA TTTATGAGAAGCGCATTGTGGAGAGCTGA